AGAGGGACAGTGTGGAAGAGACTCAGAAAGGCAAAAGGTagcaattttaattaaatttagtCACAGGAGTAATGCAAACACAGAGCATGGATTCTTTTCCCCCTAGGAATGCCTCTTCTCCCAGCACACAGGGTTGGTACCTGTGCCACAGCACAACTTTGACTCATTCTGTCAGCATcgtttttatttaataaataatagcTTCCATAACTTGAATGTTTGGTTCTGATGTCCAGCTGGAGGGAGCTGCACACCTCCACCAGCAGTCTTTACAAGAGCTGCATCTCTTCAGGCATCCTTCCTAAAGCTTTGATGTCTTCCACAGTCCCTGCACCTCTTTCCTTTTCATCCCTTGCATATTGCTGCCTTTTGCCTTTCTGAGTCTCTTCCACACTGTCCCTGTAACCTCAACACATTCATTTGTAAATTCAGTTTGCTGAGCAGTTGAAGCATTCCCTGTTTGagaaagttttaaaagtttttttggtttgtgcttttttaatttttttccccctttccttgcCTAAATAGCAGTTCTGGGTTTAATTGAGGTCTCTGAGACTTGTGGGACTCCTGTCAGGTGATGTGGTAGATGCTGAACAGGCATTTAGACCCATTATAATTTACCTgtaaatgtatttatatatcATATAGATCCCAGTGAGGCAAAATCCTTGGCTCAATAGAACAGCAATATCCCCACTAGGGACTTTAGAAGACCTAGATTAAGGAAAGAATAATGATTTTTAATAGCTGGAATCAACCcgctttttttcccttgtgtcAAAAGACACAGGGAAATCTCAGTCTGAAATGAAAGCTCCAGTTCAGATGGGCCTGCACATGGAAACTGAGGGGGCAGCCAGGTCATGGCTTTCCCCTGCTGCATGAATCACCCTTTGAATGGAAATTTGAGTAGGAGACATCATGGCCTGGGAACAAAGGGAGCTGCTGGAATATCACAggtgcagcccagcacagaagGGTGTTTGGGACATGCCAAGGAAAGCAAACACCAGGAATCTGGAGGAGTTGTCAGGACTTTGTGATTTAGGGAGCTCTCCAAATCAACAAGGGTGTTTCTCACAGAGCCAAACTGACCAGAGGgcagctgaggtgctgagccagtGATCCAGTGAACCAGGTCCTCAGTGCTGGAGCTTTATTCAGAACTCAGGAAAAGACAGGAGCTGCTGATGTCCTGCTGATGCTGCTGGGAGCCCCACTGGCACTGCTCTGAGGCACCCTGGGTGTGTCACCTCTGGGCTGAGGTGCAGGAGCCAGAGCCTGACACACAAGAACTTTGGGGGGAACCAAAATAGTCAGTGAAAGGCAGAGGATTCAAACAGAGGACAGGGGAAGCTGCCAGAAATGGGAAGGGGAGATAACATAAAAGAATCAACTCTATATCCCTCTGAATGAGAAATACTGTGGGCAAAAGATACCAAATTATAGAACTGAGAACAGACTAAAACACCAATGAGAAAGAAACAATTGCTGCCAGAAATGGGAAGGGGAGATAACATGAAAGAATCAATTCTGTATCCCTCTGAGAAATACTGTGAGACTGAGTAAAAGATATCAAATTATAGAACTGAGAACAGGTTAAAAcaccaataagaaagaaacAAGTACATGCCTGTGATTTTCTGCTACAGCAGGAAAGTTAAACTTCATTTTGATGTATAACAAACATAAACCAAATGCAACTCAAAATCCAAAATTATTTGAACCAGTTGATCAAGTTGTAGTACaactaaataataataaaggcaaatggaataaataaaagcaactgcctccataattttttttccagaagaaggaaggaaaataataccaattttttaaaaaacatgtttACAAGCTAGTCCCTTGAGTAATTTCCATTGTCTAAAGACCAGGAAAGTGCAATAGATAGAGAGATTTAACTAGAACAGTGAAGATGTACTGGTGATGGATTTTTATGTCACTAAGAGCAAACTGCTGCTTGGTACTGGTGTAACTCCAGAATAGTTTTCACTGAGTGCTCTACCTCTACAGAGCAAATTTGGCTAAAGGCTCTCTGGGAGATGCAGTGACAGCACCAAACCCTGTTGGGGGCaatgctggggctgggaggaaaATCCTCACTCTCTTCACCAGTTACAGAACTTCTATACAGTATTTTCTTCTGTAAGTTTTCACTGACAAAGTGCATGCTACTGACTCAAAATCACAAGGGCTTGTTTGGTTTacaatgcaaaaaaaatctgcccattttggagaaaaactctatctctctctccttttggtTTTGCTGATCCTAAAGCTGCCTCAGCATTTAGTAACTCAATACTTGTACATCATTTACATTTTATCCTAATGATAGGATAATCATCAGTTAGacagaaaaattttaatttttttaaactttgcaTTATGAAATTTGCAGTAGCTAAATATATCATTCATCAAATcagaacattttttctttctaaccaACTTTTACTTTATTATGTTCTGAAACAGGAATGTTTCTTTTGTTTACCTCTGTGAATTTAAACTAgcaactttttttccttcaaccTCCACTATGTAGCTTTTTAGAAAACAACCTGGCAAGTAATGCCATGAAGAACTTTGGAAAAATACTTTGATTATTCAAAACCTGAATGGCACAAAAAATGGTTCCTTCTTAAATTCACTTCTAAATGCATGATAAACTGGAAAAGAGTCCTAATCCTCACTTAGGCTGAGTTATGTATTTGTTAAGGCTCTTTCCTGGAGCTGGATGCAGCCAGCCTTCTCTGCTGGCATTTACAGCCATCAGTGGCTCTTTGCAGATGTGCCCTGTCCACTCACAGCTACCCTGGCTGGGGAACTGCATGGGAGTGCTCATTAATCTTTGGGAAAAAGAACAGTTTGCATTGCATGGCTGCAGTGCCTAATGTGACCTTCATTTGTTTATGCCTGAGGAAACAGCCCTACAGTGCTGAGATAAGCCTGTGCCTTGTGTTGGAACGAGAATAAAATACCTGGGCTGTTATACAGCTGCTGCTTTATTGGTGTTAGGAAAGCATCCATGAGAGTGGGCAAATGTGGGAAGCTGTGGCTTCTGCAGGGCTCTCTTTCAAGCAAGAGTGGCTCTGTGCTACCAAGGGGtgtgtggggtgggatgggatgggatgggatgggatgggatgggatgggatgggatgggatgggatgggatgggatgggatgggatgggatgggatgggatgggatgggatgggatgggatgggaggggatgggatgggatggatgggatgggatgggatggatgggatggggtgggatgggatggggtgggatgggatgggatgggatggatagggtgggatgggatggatgggatgggatgggatgggatgggatgggatgggatgggatgggatggatgggatggggtgggtgggatggggtggggtgggaggggatgggatgggatgggatggggtgagatgggatgggatgggatgggatggggtgggatgggatggatgggatggggtgggtgggatggggtggggtgggaggggatgggatgggatgggatgggcgggatgggatgggatgggatggggtgggatgggatggatgggatggatgggatggggtgggatgggatggatgggatgggatggatgggatggggtggggtggATGCTGAGTCAGGCACAGAACACAGTCAGACTGCCCAAATGAGCTTTCCCCACCCTCAGTGGGCCCTGCTCAGGGCCCTGCTCTCTGTTCTGTGTGTGCCACTGGGCATGGCCCTTCCCTAGGGGGCAGCTCCCATCTCAACACCAGCCAGGAAGGCCCTGATCCTGCTCCACAGAAATATGAGTGACACAAACTCATCACTCAGCACCAAAGCTCCCCTTTGGATTCCCCTCATTTACTGCAGTTCATCTTTAGGCAAAACCAAGCTCTGCACTTTGCCTCCTGCAGACATCCTGTCTGCTCAGCTCTCCCAACGTTCTAACAAGTGAAGCTCACTGTAATCATCACCATGAActcttccagctctgctgtttcTCAATGCTGCTCTgcctaaatataaatatagttCCACCTCAACCAGCTCGGCCACGCTCAGATTGCTGGTTATCCAAAGCAGGGCTCTCTCCATGAGCCCTGTTTATTAAGGAAAACGTCTTGATCACCCAGAGATATTTCTGCACCCCTCCCGATGTTTAGACAGCGATGCTGGCTGTGTTATCTCTTACAGGCTGCTTTTCCACAGCGGATCCGCTCCCAGCAGCGAGCTCGGCGAGAGCCTCGGTGGAGGAATGGTGACCTCTGCAGGTGCCTCGGTCCCGCAGCCTCATCCCCTCACGGGCTCCTTCCACCACAAAGGTGTGCTTTGGGTCGCTTTCATCTTTGAGAAATTAAACTAGAGAAAATTAAATGTATATTTGATGATGACATGGCAACATCGAGAACACGGGCATGCGTTAATTTAAGGAATAAATGTTCATCGCCGAGAAGCCAGAAAACAATACTTCAAAGGACAAAAACTTCAAAGCACTCCATAACTTCAAAGCACTGCACCAACAGTAATAAACACTTAGGACGTGTCTGTgaggtagaaaaaaaaatttccttttttaatgcTTGTGTAAACAGGGAACGGGGATTAAGGGATTTGCCCAAGGACACAAGTTAGGAGCAAAAGTGAGATTGCATGTCAGAAATAACTGACTCAAGTGTCCCAGCTAGAGCCAGACTGAAACAgctccctgcacagacacctaTTCAGCAGAGGCCAAGTTTGATATCTTTCCTATCAAGGGCATCACCTGCCCTTCAAACATACAAATTTAATAAAGCTCACAATTTTCTTTGTAAAATAACTTAATAAATAAGCTTTCCAAATAACCTAATAATCCAGTCCTTGGACACATGGAGCTGAAGAAGCCAGCAGAAATAAAAGTGGTCTGTGAAGTTCCTTATGCCCCTCTGAcaacaaataaatacaaaagatAACAAAGCAGCCCACAGATTTGCCTCTTCCTTCTCTCCAACTTGTTTTCTTAGATCTCCAGTAATACTAAATAGtgccaattttatttttaatgtgggGTTTACTGCTGATCTGACATATTTGTGGTCTCATGCACTTAATTAAATAAGAAAAGGTGTTGAGCCTCaatatttttcccttctcaAATAAAGTGAGTTAGTAAGTGAAAAAGATATAAACAAAAAAGGATGCTTCAAATAGCCAATTCTGAATCCCTTTGTGAAGTCATTGTTGGAACAAAGGCTTAATTCTAAAAGTGgctaaaataataattaaaaaataagggCTTTTAAAGCataatttcttaaaacaaatCTATACAACAAGCTTCCAAAACTTTCTTGCAAAATGTGATTCTTGTTGTAAGACAGAATTTCCTCATAAGACAGATGTTTATAATgagaaacttttaaaaaaagcatAATTATATTTTGAGGACTGTGATTTGCATCTCATAACACATCATTTGCTGCTTGTTACTTTCCAAAATAAAGTGAAGTGGCTGTGAAGGAGGTGCTGCCTGCAAATATTGTTCAAATGTTCCTCCTCAAGGCCAGGCAGGAGAACTGCACCCTTCCATCTTTACTAGGACCTGCTTACCAAGGAAATTCCTGTATTCACAACACTGGGAAATTACTAATGGACTTTTTAAGAATatcaatatttctttttttatttttttcaggagTTCCAAAAATGCCATCTAGAATGACTCTGCTCAGCACCCACATAACATTTCCCAGTTCCAGAGCTCCCAACTTTCCTGCAAAGGTGATCAAGGATTGTCATCTCTGTTTTTCATGGGAAGAATAATAATGACAAAATGAAGATCCCATCTCCCCAAACTGAGTAAGGACGGATTTACCCAAGGCACAGAGAGATCTTCAGGGCTTGGGTCAGTCAAATGTGAAGATGAATAATTTGCAGCTTAGAGACTGAGTCAGTGGCAGATTTGGGAACACCATTCAGTCCACATTAAACATGCTATGAGTTACCAATCATTAACTAAATGACAAAAGTTTTGCTATTCTTGGTGTTGTGCCCTTCTTTGCATTTCAGAGGAATTACTGGGCTCTTAAATTGGCTGTCAAATTCGCTGACTGGGTAACTGGCTGGCTgtcaaaatatatattaaaagcCTTGCCTTTTGCAGCTATTTCTTcaataaaacttttttctttttaatagaaTAAATTTTGCGATCTTACTTATAAAGTTAAAGTCAacagcaaaaaattaaaaatctcatCAGTCACCTTGTACATGCTATTAAAGAAAATACATGCAAAGGGAGCAGGACCCAGCAGAAAGGGCACTGAACTAAGAAACTGAAGGCAGAATTTTCCATTTGCTTAAATAAGGTCAAGCTTTCGCCTTTTCAGCTCATTTTACCTCCAGCTTTTCCCAAACTTTGTAATCTCAATTTCTCTCTCAATTGGTTTCAAAATGTGTGGATAATTactattttatttccttctgttCCACAGGGAATTTAAACACCAATAAGTTAAATTAATTACAGCTAGATCCCAAGGTCCTACATCCATATGGAAGACTACACAGATTTGAAGCTGTAATTACACTTTAAATATTGCACACTGAATCACATGCCTTGATCCACCTCATGTAAAAGAATTAACTTCCAGACAGACTCTGGGTTAGAGCAGGAATGACAAGCTAAATGGCCTTAAATATACCCCTGACTGGAGCTGTAGCTCATATTAGAAAGGCTggatcactttttataaccagCTGCTTATACAGTTTATTTTTATCCGGGTCTTTATGCTTTTATTTCATTACATTATAGGGTTTTCACCTGCATAGCTGGCAGCGTGCACTCTTTCATTTCAGATCATACAAGGTGTGTGATCATGGCAACAGTAACTATGCTGTGAATTTTCTTTTGTCATGTTTAATTGACTGGTCATTTAGGAACCAGCTTGGCCAGAGGAACAGAGAAACTCCACTAACAGCTATCTTCTATTCAAACATCAGATtcacaaaagcatttttttaatctctaATTATGAATTAAAATCTGGAAGAAGCTTTCCAAGTGAACTATCTTAACATATCACAgacttttgttttgttattaaGCTGTGCTCGTTGCTAAGGAAGAACAGAGAAGATCAAAGGATTTCCAACAACCAGAAACTCAAAGGTGAGGGAGTTTTGATTTCTTTAAAGATTTAGCACTGACCTACAATGATTGTTAGTTCACAGTTCTATGAAAAGACTGAAATGATGTGAGCCTGCTTTGCTATTTCCTATTTATTTCCATCAAACAATACCTCAATTCACTTTTTGATTAGCAACATGATCAGGCATTCAAGCAGCCTGTTTACAAACCCATATGCAATTGAAGTCCTAAGGACTAAAAAAGAAGAACTTGTACAAGGCATAAAtgacccagagcagctcctgcactggcTGGTAGAAAATGGTATTTTTACCCCAGAAAAAAAGCTGGTCCTGAGTTTCTACAGGACACGAACAGCAAAGAACTCTCGGGTGTTAGACATACTCATGTCTCAAGGTGAACGAGCCTGCAGGCTCTTTTTTTATCCATGTTTAAAGCAAGTGGAGCCAAAACTTTACAGCAAGATAAGAAAATACGTCAGTGAAGTAAATGAAAGCATTGGAGATGCCAGAAGACAGTTGGTTGGGTATTTACTTGAAAAAGATAAAGTGTGGTTTGAAAACAGCAGCGAGCAGCACCAGGGGAATAAAGACAGacctgggggaaaaaagcacaaaGGGGCTCttaagaagaaaggaaaagtaaCTCCACTTTCAAGGGCAGCAAAGCCTAGAATTGATCCTGCTGCTGTTGACATCTTTGCTGCAGTAGCTAAAGGCTCCCTTCCTGAGTTAGAGAAAACACTGAAGGACAATGATCTCAGTGTGCTAAACCCCTCCAGTGAAACACCTCTGCACCTTGCAGCTGCTCATGGCCATCTCTCCATCGTGGCATATTTGCTCAGCAAAGGTGCACGGACAGGTGTGAAGGACAGCAAAGGGAGaacagccctgcacagggcagctcaGAAAGGCCATGCAGGGGCAGTCAGGCTGCTTCTCCGAGCTGGGGCTTCCATGCACGCTCTGGATGTGGAAGGCAAGACACCACTGCACTGGGCTGCAGAGAATCACCACAGCCACATCGTGAGGATGCTCCTGAAAGAGGAggcaaggagctgcaggaatcAGCACACCTTTTTACACATGGCAGCTCTTAGGGATGAGAGCAGCCTGGCCAAAATGCTTTTAGAAGCTGGTGCCTCCACTGAAGGGAAGGATGAGAGAGGACAGACTGCTCTCAGTTATGCTGTTTCCCAAGGATCTGAAAACACTGCAAAAGTACTTCTGGAAGCTGGAGCCACTGTTGATTCCAACACGGTTGAAAGAGCCTTCAACAGCAACCACCCATCCATCTTCAAAATACTCCTGGAATATTCTAAAGATTTGCCTGCTGACATAATGGAGTTAGCTCTTTTTAGAGCTGTACAGAAGAATCTGCACAGTGTTGTAGCAGCTTTAATTGACAGAGGCACAGATGTCAATGCCCACAACAAAAAGCACTACACTCCTTTGCTGCTGGCCTGTGAAATGGGCAAAGCAGAGTCAGCAGAAGTTCTAATAGAAAAAGGAGCAAACCTGGGAATAAGGACTCCAGCTGCAGACACAGCTCTGCACTTGGCAgtgcaggctggggctgctgccatcgcagctctgctcctgagcAAGGGCATGGACACCAACCTCAGGAACCAGGCTGAGCAAACCCCGCTGCACGTGGCTGCCCTCAGGAACCACGGGGCGCTCATCGGGCTGCTGCTCAGTGCTGGGGCCAGAATTAACGCTGTCACCAAGGACTCTGCCACCCCCCTGCACATCGCCAGCCACAGAGGTCACGCTGATGCTGCCCGACAGCTGCTGCACCACAAAGCTCCTGTCAATGCTCAGGACAAGCAGGCAAGGTCCCCTTTGCatctggctgctgagcagggacacagaacACTGGCAGAGATGCTCCTGAAGGCCAGAGCTGACCCCAACGCACAGGACAAGGAGAAGAAAACTCCCCTGCACgctgcagctctgagaggaCACCTCAGCATCGTGGAACTGCTGTTGGCTAagaagggcagagctggagctaaGGACATGGATGGATGCACCCCGCTGCACTATGCCACCATGAAAGGAAACACAGACATCCTAAAACTTCTCCTGGCCTcggggaaaaacaaaaatatcaaCGACAGAAACGTTTGGAGGAAGACAGCCCTGCACATTGCAGCAGAGTACGGACATGGAGAGCTGATAAATGTCCTCCTGAGCCACGGGGCTGCCATCAATGCCTcggacagcagcagggacactgcccTGCACTGCGCCTGCAGGGCCGGGCACCTCAGCGCTGTCAGCGCCCTCCTCAGCTGGGCACGGGGCGAAAAGGCAAATGTGCTCGCTGTCAACAGCCTCAGAAAAACCCCACTGCAAGTAGCAGAGTTTCATAAAACAGAAAACCAGGCTGAAATTTTAACGTTGTTGAGGAAGAAAATGTTAATAGCAAAATGAAgatgcaaaggaaaaaacttTACATTTAAGTGCAAAATTCTCTTTAATGGAATTTAGATAGTCCTAATGTGGAATATGATTGAAAATTATGCTTGAGCTGGCAGAATTAAATTAGCAAAGGGcatcttggggaaaaaaaggaccttaaagacaCTGTTACACTCTTAAGTACTGATTAgtcttctgcttctctcatGAATCACATATTTGGGATCTATATAAAATGTTCTTGCCTTATAAACATTGTGTTTGAACTCTTCTAGTATAAATCAAGACAAAGATAGAAAATATCTTTTCACATATCCATGAATATTAGCCTGTATGGATAGCTTAGTTATGCATTGTTTGGCAAAAtcacaagttaaaaaaaatctactatGAACATGAAGATGTCTCTATTTCCTCAAGGTAATCCTTCCCGAGACTACAACAATTATtaacaattatttttctttctatgtTTTGTCATACCATTGTCTAGAGTTTGCATTTTTAGATAGAGAGAACAAAGCCCATCACATTTGCTATTTATTAATTTCACTTTCATTCCAGCACAAAGACAAAATATGTAGAATAAGAAGGTTGCAACAGAGTTTCTTGGTTCAAAATATTGTATTGATATGATAACACAAATATAAACATAAACACTATctgaaaacaacagaaagcTCTCTGGGGTTATTTCCCTAATAATGATAATCAATGATTACACTTCCCCTCAGATTACAAGCTAAGTTACCACAAATACCCAAACACCTTTTGAGAAACGAAACACAGATTTAAGAACGCATGAGACTAAAACTGATTTTTGTTATCGATAAAGCAACACCTTAACCTGACTCTTGCAATGCCCAGTGAAGGAACAGACACGACCATGAACTTGAAGCACATAGGGGCACACAGACCATGTGGTCTCAGAGGATCACAGAACCATTTAGGATGGAAAAGAACTCCAAGACCATCCAGTCCAACCTGTGAGCAATCATCACCTTGTCAACCATGTCcagtcttttcttaaacacctccagggatggggaccaAATTATCAACCTGGGCAGGGTGTTCTAATGTTTAATCACCTCTTCcgcaaagatttttttccttaaatccaatctaaacctcccttgGTGCAAcctgaggccattccctcttgtTCTGTCCCTTCCCCCCTGGGAGCTGAGCCTGATCCCCGGCTCACCCTCCTGACAGGGAATTGTGGAAAAAATCCCTCcaagtctccttttctccaggctgaactaCCCAAGCCACTCCTCACACTGGTGCTGAGGCCCTTCCCCAGCTATGGACACCTCCAGCCCATCCATGTTCTTCTCGCAGTGAGTGGCCCAGACCCGCACACATCTCTGAGGACGCCCTCACGAGCGAGCACTGCAGCACCCACATCTCCGAGGGTGCCCTCACCATGTGTGCTGCAGCACCCACATCTCTGAGGGTGCCCTCACCAGTGCTCCAGCCTCCCACTGCCGCCTCCCGCACCCCCCTCAGGCCCCGCCTGACTGTCACCCTTTTCCCCTTGGCTCTCAGCCCAGCCATGTCCCCTTAGGGGTGGCCATGTCCCATCAGTCCGTCCGTGTCTCCTCAGTTGCCGGCCATGTCCCCTCAGTCCGGCCGTGACGCCTCAGCTCCCCCATGTCCCGTCAGTCGGGCCGTGACCCGTCAGTGGTGGCCATGTCCCCTCAGTCCGGCCGTGACGCCGCCTCAGCTCCCGGCCATGTCCCCTCGGTCCGCCCATGCTCCTCCTGTTCCCGGCCATGTCCCCTCAGTCCGGCCGTGACCCGTCAGCGGTGGCCATGTCCCCTCAGTCCAGCCGTGACCCCCCACTTCCCGGCCACGTCCCCTCACTGCCCGGCCCTGTCCCTCAGCTCGCCGCCCGCCCCAGCCGCCCTGCGCTCCGCCTATCGCAGCCCCATCTCCGCCTCCGCTCCTCGGGGCGCTGCTCCCGCCCATCTCGGCGCCGCCGGGTCCGCCCCTTCCCGCGATAGCGCCGGGCCCGCTGTCATGGCGGCGGCGGAGGAGCCGGAGGTGGATATCGAGGGGGACGCTGCGGCCGCGCCGGGGTGAGTGAGGGCCGCGAGGGGCTCGCTGCGGCTCGGTCGGCGCGCCCCGTGCCCCGCGGCGGGCGGGCAGGCAGCGTGAGGGGAGAGCCGCTCTTGAGGGGGCGGCCCGGGCCGGGCGCTTCCCGCCGCTCCGGGAGAGACCTTGGAGTGTCACGGGGTGCCCGTGGAGAGGGGGCAGCGCCGGTGCGGGGCATCGTCGGGAAGGGCACAGAGAACGGGGCTGTGATAGCGCTGGTGTGAGGAGAACCGCCGTGATGGGATCCCCCACAGCCCGCAACGGCGCTGCGAGGCTGCTGGGAGAATCCTTAAAATACCCATGGAGAAGGTGCTGGGTTGTGTAACTGTTAGCGAGGGAGGCTCAGGAAGCTGAATGCCCGGAGGGAAGTGCAGAAAACGGGTTCATAGAATGTTAGGGACTGGAAGGGACATTGAAGATCTTCTAATCCCAGCCCCCCTGCCATGAACAGGGATATTTGCCACTACACCAAATTGCTCAAGGCTTTATTCAGTCTGACTTTGAACGCTGCCAGGGCTTGGGCATCCACAGTCTCCCTGggtaacctgtgccagggcatcacCATCCCcaagtaaagaatttcttcctaatatctaataaAATTTTTCCGTCTTTCAGTTCCTACCCATTAatccttgtcctatcactacagtTCCTGCAAAGAGTCCCGCTCCAGCTTCCCTGTAGCCCTTCCAGACAGTGCAAGTTTGCTATCAGGTCTCCACACAAGCTTCTCTCCTTCaggctgagcatccccagctctcccagcctttgtAGGGAAGGTGTTCCACTGCTCTTATCAACATTGTTGGCTTGCTCCAACACTTCCATGGCCTTCTTATGTTGGGGACcctcagagctggatgcagcacctcACTCCAGGTGAGGTCTCACCAGAGCAAAGCCCTGCTGGCCGTGCTGTTTTGATGCAGCCCAACATTCCAATGGCTTTCTAGGTTCAGCAAATTCACAGATAAGGGATGCTGAAGTGAGTAGGCAGTGACTGCAATGCCTCAAATCCAGCActtgcagctgctggagagaaTGAGAGGTTTGTAGCAGAGGTACTGCCCTCAAGTAgcccctgccactgctgcagacaGGCTGCTGGCAAAGGGGGCTCTTGATCCCACCCTCTCCAGGGTAGGCTCAAAAAGAAGGAGTTGTATTGATCCTTGGACATGGAGACTCATCCTGATCCTTTATCCTATGAAGAGATGTTTGAAATGCTGCACAAAGCAGTTCAGAGCAGTAGGTGAGTTTAATTTagtggcactgcagggaatgTAGGGCTAATTAGTCTTCAGACAAGACAATGTTCTGGAAGTA
The genomic region above belongs to Zonotrichia albicollis isolate bZonAlb1 chromosome 8, bZonAlb1.hap1, whole genome shotgun sequence and contains:
- the LOC141729819 gene encoding CARD- and ANK-domain containing inflammasome adapter protein-like; the encoded protein is MIRHSSSLFTNPYAIEVLRTKKEELVQGINDPEQLLHWLVENGIFTPEKKLVLSFYRTRTAKNSRVLDILMSQGERACRLFFYPCLKQVEPKLYSKIRKYVSEVNESIGDARRQLVGYLLEKDKVWFENSSEQHQGNKDRPGGKKHKGALKKKGKVTPLSRAAKPRIDPAAVDIFAAVAKGSLPELEKTLKDNDLSVLNPSSETPLHLAAAHGHLSIVAYLLSKGARTGVKDSKGRTALHRAAQKGHAGAVRLLLRAGASMHALDVEGKTPLHWAAENHHSHIVRMLLKEEARSCRNQHTFLHMAALRDESSLAKMLLEAGASTEGKDERGQTALSYAVSQGSENTAKVLLEAGATVDSNTVERAFNSNHPSIFKILLEYSKDLPADIMELALFRAVQKNLHSVVAALIDRGTDVNAHNKKHYTPLLLACEMGKAESAEVLIEKGANLGIRTPAADTALHLAVQAGAAAIAALLLSKGMDTNLRNQAEQTPLHVAALRNHGALIGLLLSAGARINAVTKDSATPLHIASHRGHADAARQLLHHKAPVNAQDKQARSPLHLAAEQGHRTLAEMLLKARADPNAQDKEKKTPLHAAALRGHLSIVELLLAKKGRAGAKDMDGCTPLHYATMKGNTDILKLLLASGKNKNINDRNVWRKTALHIAAEYGHGELINVLLSHGAAINASDSSRDTALHCACRAGHLSAVSALLSWARGEKANVLAVNSLRKTPLQVAEFHKTENQAEILTLLRKKMLIAK